CTCGACGCTGTCGAACACCAGCGTGTCCGCAATCCCGGGGCCGGCCGTTTCAGTGATGATCCCCTTAAGGAACTCCTGATCCGGCGCATCCGCGAAGTGCAGCGTGACGTCCCAGCGCCCGTCCGGCTGCTCGAATGCCGCGACCGCCGCGTCGCCATCGAAAAAGATCTCGGTCAGGACGTCGACGACGCGCTTGGCGGCAGCCTCGTCGCCGATCGCAAGGCTCGCCCGGTGAGTTGGGGTGGGGGTGGGGGACATTGGCTTCAGATCTACTCGCTTAATTCGGTCCAATTTGACACGTTTTCGTCGCGCTTCATCTCAAAACTTGTGATGGCTGCGTTTATTCAACTTTAGGTTCTGCTCCGTAGATTGCCGGATGTTGGGTGCAGCCAACGCAATTGGAAATTGGAGGCAAATCTTGAAGCGCATGGTTCAAAAGTTCTGGTCCGATGAGTCCGGCGCCACCGCGATCGAATACGGTCTGATCGCAGCCGGCATTGCCCTGGCGATCATTACCGTGGTCAACGGCCTGGGCACCAGCATCAATGACAAGTTCGGTTCAGTAAGCAGCTCCTTGAAGTAATTTCCGCCTCCGTTTTCCGAGCGGGGGCTTTTTTCATTCAAGACAGCGGCCGACGCCCGCGGGGAATGCCCCTTGCGGGCGAAGTCGTTTTTGGCGGCGGCAGTGTCTCGGTCCGACGCTTCGCTCACGGCCGCTGGCGGAGTTCCTTCAGTCATGGCCGATCGAACGAATGACCCGGGCCGGATTTCCGGCGACAAGGGTATTCGGAGGAATGTCCCTGGTGACGACCGCCCCCGCGGCCACAACCGAGTTTTCGCCGACTGTCACCCCGCCGATGACAGTTGCTCCTGCCGCGATCCAGACGTTTCTCTCGATCACGATGGGCTTTCCGATCGTAGCGGCGCGGCGCTGCGTAGGATCGAGGGGATGGCCCGTCGTGATGATGCTCACGTTCGGCCCGATCATCACATCGTCCGCGATGTCGAGGCCGCCAAGGTCGTAGAACGTGCAGTTCTGATTGACGAAGACATTTCGCCCGACGCGGATTTCGTCCCCGCCGGCGGTATAGAATGGTGGGATCAACAAGAAGCCGTCGTCCACCTTCCTGCCGGTGAGTTCACTGAACAGGGCCCGGACTTCGTCTGCGTCGTTGAACGTCAAACGGTTGAGCCTGGCGGTGATCGCCATCGCGCGTTTGATGTTTGCCGACATGGCCGCTGATTCCGGCGTCCGCCGATAAACGATCCTGGTGCCGTCGTCATGCGCCATGCGTTGTTTCCCCCGGTCTACAGTCGAGCATGCCCATAGGATTCCCTGTCTCGATCCACGGTTTGTCCACCGATTGGTCCACAGGGATATCCCGAATTTGCCCTCAGATTATCCCCGGCTTGGTCCTCAGGGCTTTTGCGACCCTCGCGCTACTTTTCCCCGCATGCCGGACAGGCCTGTGCACAGGCTATCCACACGCCTATCAACGGCTTGGGAACAGCGAGCGGTGATCTCTCAGGATCACCCGCGCAGCATTGTGGCCGGGGGCGCCGGTCACGCCGCCGCCGGGATGGGCGCCGGAGCCGCAGTGATAAAGGCCCTTCAGCGGCCCGCGGTAGTCGGCATGTCCCAGCATCGGGCGGGCCGAGAACAACTGGTTCAGCGTCAGCGCGCCGTGGAAGATGTCGCCGCCGAGCAGGCCGAATTGCCGCTCGAGGTCGAGCGGGGAGAGGATCTGGCGGCCGAGGACGCTCGCCGCAAAGCCCGGCGCGTATTTGTCGACCGTCGCGATCATGAGGTCGGCGACCTCCTCGCGGTGGTCGTCCCAGGACCTGCCGTTGGGGAGTTCCGGTGCGACGTGCTGGCAGAACAGGCTGGCGACGTGTTTTCCCTCAGGCGCGAGCGTGTCGTCGAGCGTCGAGGGGATCAGCATCTCCACGATGGGCGAGCTGCTCCAGCCCTGCGCACGCGCATCCAGATAAGCGCGATCCATATAGGCGAGACTCGGCGCGATGATGATGCCGGAGGTCAGATGATCGCCCTCGCCGGGGAGTGCCGTGAACGACGGCAGGCGGTCGAGCGCCACGTTCATGCGGAAGGTGCCGGAGCCGTTCTTCCAGTGCCGGATGCGGGCGAGGAAGTCGGCAGGCAGGGCGTCCGCCGCGACAAGGCGCGTGTAGAGCAGCTTTGGATTGACGTTCGACGCAACGTACTTCGCGCGGATGCTCTCGCCGTTCTCGAGCACGACGCCCGCGGCGCGGTCGCGCTCGACGATCACCTCGCGCACGCCGGCATCCGTTTGGATCGCGACGCCCCGGTCGCGTGCCGCGCGCGCCATGGCCTGCGTGATCGCGCCCATGCCGCCGATGGCGTGACCCCAGACGCCTTTCTTGCCGTTCACCTCGCCGAAGGCGTGGTGCAACATCACGTAGGCCGAGCCGGCCGCATAAGGGCTTGCGTAGTTGCCGACGATGGCGTCGAAGCCGAACAGCGCCTTGACGAGATCGTGTTCGAAACGCTCGTCCAGCATCTCGCCGGCTGACCGCGTGAACAGGTCGAGCAGGCTGCGGCTCTGCTCCAGGCTCAAGCGGCGCAGGATGTTGGCGCTTTGCAGCGCGTTGACGCTCTCGCGGATCGCGCCCGGACCGAAGCCGTCGAGCAGATTCGGCGGCGCGCGCAGCACGAACTGGCGCAGCACGTCGGCGATGGTCTCGAGCTCGCGCGAAAAGCCGTCAAGCGCCTCGGCATCATGCGCACTGAGCCGCGCCACGGAATCCTTCGTTCGGCCCTCGCCGGTGAGGAGATGGCTGCCATCGGCCGCGGGCAGAAAATTCTGCGCTCGCCGTTCGACGATGCGCAGGCCCTGTTCGGCGAGCTTGAGATCGCTGATGACCTGCGGATTGAGCAGGCTCACCGTATAGGCCGCAACCGAATTCCTGAAACCGGGGTGGAACTCCTCGGTCACCGCCGCACCGCCCACCACCTTGCGCTGCTCGACAACTGCCACCCGTAGCCCCGCCATCGCGAGATAGGCCGCGCAGGTGAGGCCGTTATGGCCAGCGCCGATGATGACGACGTCGGTTTCGGTCATGAAAGCTTCAACATTGTCCACTGTCGCCGCGGATGCGGTCCAGGAAATGACGCCTGTATATCAGGCATTCCCTGTCGCGACAGTCCCAGCATTTATTGCCCGTTCATGCGCCTTGTGCTCCATTGCGCGCCTCCGGCGCCCGCCGGAGCTTTGCCGGAGCTTTCATGGATTCGATCGTGCCATCCGCCGTCACCGAGCAGCCGTCCGCCTCGCGCAGCCGGCTGGTGCTGACGGTCTACACCGCCGCGATCTTCGTCAGCGCGCTGCTGCTGTTCTCGGTGCAGCCGCTGTTCACGAAAATGGTGCTGCCGCGGCTCGGCGGCTCGCCTGCGGTGTGGTCGGTGGCGATGGTGTTCTTCCAGTCGCTGCTGCTCGCGGGCTACGCCTATGCGCATTTCCTGATGCAGATCAGGAACCGCGCGATTCCGGTCGCCATCCATCTCGTGCTGCTGGCGGTGGCGCTGCTGACGCTGCCGCTCGGGATCGCGCATTCGTTCGGCGAGCCGCCGACCTCGGGCTATGCGTTCTGGCTGCTCGGCTTGTTCGCTGTGTCGATCGGGCTGCCGTTCTTCGCGCTCGCAGCCAACAATCCGCTCTTGCAGGCCTGGTTCGTCCGCACCGGCCACCCTGATGGCCCCGATCCCTATTTCCTCTATTCGGCCTCCAACATCGGCAGCTTCCTGGCTCTGTTGTCCTATCCGGTGCTGCTGGAGCCGATGTTCACGCTGCGCATCCAGAATTGGCTCTGGACCGGTGGCTATGGTCTCTTGATCCTGCTGATCGCGGGCTGCGGCGTGCTGCTGTTGCGCTCGCCGGCGCTGGCCGCGGCCGATGCGCGAACCGAGGACACAAGTTCGCCGGCGCCAAGCTGGTCCGTTCGCGCGCGCTGGATCTTCCTTGCCGCGGTGCCTTCCGGCCTGCTGATCGCGGTGACCGCGCATATCTCGACCGACGTCGCCGCCGCACCGCTTCTCTGGGTGGTGCCGCTATCGCTTTACCTCTTGACCTGGGTGCTGGTGTTCCAGTCGCGGCCGCTGTTGCCGCACAAATGGATGTTGATGCTCCAGCCGCTGGCGATTGCCGGCGCCGTGATGCTGCTGGCCTTCGGCGGCGAGCAGAACCTGTTGCTGACGCTCGGCGGCCACCAACTCTGCTTCTTCCTCATCGCGATGGCCTGTCATGGCGAGCTGGCGCGCACCCGGCCTGCCGCAAAATATCTCACCGGATTCTATGTTGCGCTGTCGTTCGGCGGCATGATCGGCGGCCTGTTCGCAGGTCTCGTTGCGCCCTTCACCTTCTCCTGGGTCGCCGAATATCCGATCCTGATCGCGCTCGCCGCTCTATGCCGGCCATCGGCTGGCGAGCGGCTTGCTCCGGTCATGAAGTGGTACTGGCTCGTGCTCGCCGCGGCCGCGCTCGCGCTGGTGGCGCCGTCCTATTCAACCGGCGAGGTCACGACCTGGTTCGAGGATCACCGCGTCTGGATCGCCGGCGGCGTCGGCCTACTCGCAGCGCTTCTGGCGCTCGCGCTCAATGCCAACCGCTGGAAGATCTTTGCGACGATCGTGCTCGCGCTGGCGCTGACCCGCGTCTATCCCGCTGATGAAGGCCGCGTCGAGACCGTGCGCAGCTTCTTCGGCGTGCACAAGATCGTGGTAACGCCCGGCGGCTATTTCCACGTGCTGATGCATGGCACCACGATCCATGGTGCCGAGCGCTTCCGCAACAATGACGGCACGCCGGTCGAGGGGCGGCCCGAGCCGATCACCTACTACCACAATGACGGCGGCATCGGTCAGGCCATCACCGCTCTACGCGAGCGCAAGGGCGCGCCGCTGAAGGTCGCCGCGATCGGCGTCGGCTCCGGCACGCTCGCCTGTGCCGCCGAGCCGGGCGAAAGCTGGAAGTTCTTCGAGATCGACCAGACCATGGTCGATACCGCGAGCGATCCCAAATATTTTCGCTACATCTCGAGCTGCGCGCCGGGCCTGAAGCCGGTGATCGGCGATGCGCGGCTGACCTTCGCCA
This genomic interval from Bradyrhizobium sp. CB82 contains the following:
- a CDS encoding Flp family type IVb pilin produces the protein MKRMVQKFWSDESGATAIEYGLIAAGIALAIITVVNGLGTSINDKFGSVSSSLK
- a CDS encoding sugar O-acetyltransferase; amino-acid sequence: MAHDDGTRIVYRRTPESAAMSANIKRAMAITARLNRLTFNDADEVRALFSELTGRKVDDGFLLIPPFYTAGGDEIRVGRNVFVNQNCTFYDLGGLDIADDVMIGPNVSIITTGHPLDPTQRRAATIGKPIVIERNVWIAAGATVIGGVTVGENSVVAAGAVVTRDIPPNTLVAGNPARVIRSIGHD
- a CDS encoding fused MFS/spermidine synthase — encoded protein: MDSIVPSAVTEQPSASRSRLVLTVYTAAIFVSALLLFSVQPLFTKMVLPRLGGSPAVWSVAMVFFQSLLLAGYAYAHFLMQIRNRAIPVAIHLVLLAVALLTLPLGIAHSFGEPPTSGYAFWLLGLFAVSIGLPFFALAANNPLLQAWFVRTGHPDGPDPYFLYSASNIGSFLALLSYPVLLEPMFTLRIQNWLWTGGYGLLILLIAGCGVLLLRSPALAAADARTEDTSSPAPSWSVRARWIFLAAVPSGLLIAVTAHISTDVAAAPLLWVVPLSLYLLTWVLVFQSRPLLPHKWMLMLQPLAIAGAVMLLAFGGEQNLLLTLGGHQLCFFLIAMACHGELARTRPAAKYLTGFYVALSFGGMIGGLFAGLVAPFTFSWVAEYPILIALAALCRPSAGERLAPVMKWYWLVLAAAALALVAPSYSTGEVTTWFEDHRVWIAGGVGLLAALLALALNANRWKIFATIVLALALTRVYPADEGRVETVRSFFGVHKIVVTPGGYFHVLMHGTTIHGAERFRNNDGTPVEGRPEPITYYHNDGGIGQAITALRERKGAPLKVAAIGVGSGTLACAAEPGESWKFFEIDQTMVDTASDPKYFRYISSCAPGLKPVIGDARLTFAREPDGLYDLIIVDAYSSDAIPIHLATEEAMKIYKDKLAPHGAVVMHISNRHLDLEPVVVGIADANDLKSWVYNEDSGRDADYIFSTDVVISAREEADVGKLASSKQWEETDADEKVRVWTDDYSNIIGALYRRLRDGE
- a CDS encoding NAD(P)/FAD-dependent oxidoreductase encodes the protein MTETDVVIIGAGHNGLTCAAYLAMAGLRVAVVEQRKVVGGAAVTEEFHPGFRNSVAAYTVSLLNPQVISDLKLAEQGLRIVERRAQNFLPAADGSHLLTGEGRTKDSVARLSAHDAEALDGFSRELETIADVLRQFVLRAPPNLLDGFGPGAIRESVNALQSANILRRLSLEQSRSLLDLFTRSAGEMLDERFEHDLVKALFGFDAIVGNYASPYAAGSAYVMLHHAFGEVNGKKGVWGHAIGGMGAITQAMARAARDRGVAIQTDAGVREVIVERDRAAGVVLENGESIRAKYVASNVNPKLLYTRLVAADALPADFLARIRHWKNGSGTFRMNVALDRLPSFTALPGEGDHLTSGIIIAPSLAYMDRAYLDARAQGWSSSPIVEMLIPSTLDDTLAPEGKHVASLFCQHVAPELPNGRSWDDHREEVADLMIATVDKYAPGFAASVLGRQILSPLDLERQFGLLGGDIFHGALTLNQLFSARPMLGHADYRGPLKGLYHCGSGAHPGGGVTGAPGHNAARVILRDHRSLFPSR